A genomic stretch from Sphaerodactylus townsendi isolate TG3544 linkage group LG15, MPM_Stown_v2.3, whole genome shotgun sequence includes:
- the NR1H2 gene encoding oxysterols receptor LXR-beta, translated as MAKKGTDELRIPLEDGEPSLQVKDEWTETRPEILRTVKIEAVCTDDGESSTHSMGERDLPAGPVEEPARKRKKGPAPKMLGDEVCSVCGDKASGFHYNVLSCEGCKGFFRRSVIKGAQYTCKNSGQCNMDMYMRRKCQECRLKKCRQAGMKEECVLSEEQIRKKKIRKQQEGEGVSGGEGGGGEILRVPPVPYDPTLLQPEPAPLTPEQEGMIQQLVAAQQQCNKRSFSDQPKVTPWPMGSDPNSREARQQRFAHFTELAIISVQEIVDFAKQVPGFLQLSREDQIALLKASTIEIMLLETARRYNHETQCITFLKDFTYSKDDFHRAGLQVEFINPIFEFSRAMRQLQLDDAEYALLIAINIFSADRPNVQDHGLVEALQQPYIEALSSYIRLNRPQDHLMFPRMLMKLVSLRTLSSVHSEQVFALRLQDKKLPPLLSEIWDVHE; from the exons ATGGCCAAAAAAGGCACCGATGAACTTCGGATACCGTTGG AAGATGGGGAGCCCTCTCTGCAAGTCAAAGACGAGTGGACAGAAACCCGGCCGGAAATTTTGAGGACTGTGAAAATTGAGGCGGTTTGCACAGACGATGGAGAGAGTTCCACGCACAGCATGGGGGAACGGGACTTGCCTGCGGGTCCAG TTGAGGAACCGGCCCGCAAGCGCAAGAAGGGCCCTGCCCCAAAGATGCTGGGGGATGAGGTGTGCAGCGTGTGCGGGGACAAGGCCTCGGGGTTTCACTACAATGTCCTCAGCTGCGAGGGCTGCAAGGGCTTCTTCCGGCGCAGCGTCATCAAGGGGGCGCAATACACCTGCAAGAACAGCGGCCAGTGCAACATGGACATGTACATGCGCCGCAAGTGTCAGGAGTGCCGCTTGAAAAAGTGCCGACAGGCGGGCATGAAGGAAGAAT GCGTGCTGTCCGAAGAGCAGATCCGAAAAAAGAAGATCCGCAAAcagcaggagggggaaggggtgtccgggggggaagggggtggaggagagaTTCTTCGGGTGCCCCCTGTGCCCTACGACCCCACCCTGCTCCAGCCCGAGCCAGCCCCTCTCACCCCCGAGCAGGAGGGCATGATCCAGCAGCTGGTAGCTGCGCAACAGCAATGCAACAAGAGGAGCTTCAgcgaccagcccaaagtcacg CCATGGCCTATGGGCAGCGACCCCAACAGCCGGGAGGCGCGCCAGCAACGCTTCGCCCACTTCACGGAGCTGGCCATCATCTCTGTGCAGGAAATTGTGGACTTTGCCAAGCAGGTGCCCGGCTTCTTGCAGCTCTCTCGGGAGGACCAGATCGCGCTTCTAAAGGCCTCGACTATTGAG ATCATGCTGCTGGAGACAGCACGACGCTACAACCACGAGACGCAATGTATTACATTTCTTAAAGATTTCACCTACAGCAAGGATGACTTTCACCGTGCAG gcctgcAAGTGGAGTTCATCAACCCCATCTTCGAATTCTCTCGGGCCATGAGGCAGCTGCAGCTGGATGACGCTGAGTACGCCCTCCTCATCGCCATCAACATCTTCTCCGCCGACCGGCCCAACGTGCAGGACCACGGCCTGGTGGAGGCGCTGCAGCAGCCCTACATCGAGGCCCTCAGCTCCTACATCCGCCTCAACCGCCCGCAG GACCACCTGATGTTCCCGCGGATGCTGATGAAGCTGGTGAGCTTGCGGACCCTGAGCAGCGTGCACTCCGAGCAGGTCTTCGCTTTGCGCCTTCAAGACAAGAAACTTCCGCCACTTCTCTCCGAGATCTGGGACGTTCACGAGTAG